The genome window GAACAGAAGTTTTTCATGCATTAAAGAAAATTTTACACGACCGTGGTTTATCTACAGCAGTAGGTGACGAAGGTGGTTTTGCACCAACTTTTGATGGTACAGAAGATGCTTTAGATACTGTAATTTCTGCAATAGAAAAAGCAGGTTACAAAGCAGGTGAAGAAATTATGATTGCATTAGATTGTGCATCATCAGAATTCTATCACGATGGAAAATATGACTATACAAAATTCGAAGGAGAAAAAGGAGCTATCCGTACTTCTGCAGAGCAAGCAGCTTATTTAGCAGAATTGACAGAGAAGTATCCAATTATATCTATCGAAGATGGTATGGACGAAAACGATTGGGAAGGTTGGAAAATCTTAACAGATAAAATCGGTAAACGTGTTCAGATTGTTGGAGACGATTTATTGGTAACGAATGTAACTAAATTAGAAAAAGCAATTGATGCTGAAACAGCAAATTCTATCTTAGTAAAATTCAATCAAATTGGTACGTTAACAGAAACGATCAAAGCAGTACAAATGGCGCAAAATGCACGTTATACAGCAGTTATGTCTCACCGTTCTGGAGAAACAGAAGATGCTACAATTGCAGATTTAGCTGTTGCTTTGAACACAGGACAAATCAAAACTGGTTCTGCTTCTCGCTCTGATCGTATGGCGAAATACAACCAATTATTACGCATTGAAGAGATTCTTGGAGAAACTGCAATCTTTCCAGGACTTAAGGCTTTTAAAGTTAAGCGATAAAATAATTTGAGACTGATATTTATCAGTCTCAAATTAATAAAAAAAGTGTAAATTACGCAATAAATAATATAAACTATAAAATGTCAGATAAGGTAATATTAAATTACAACGGAAATGAGTTGGAGCTACCTGTTACAACTGGTACAATGGATGAAAAATCTATTGATATTTCCAAGTTAAGAAGTGCTACTGGATTAATTACAATGGATCCAGGTTACAAAAATACAGGGGCATGCGAATCTAAAATTACATTTTTAGACGGTGAAGAAGGTAAATTGATGTACCGTGGATATCCTATTGAACAATTAGCAGAGAAATCTTCTTTCGTAGAAGTAATGTATTTGTTAATCAAAGGAGAATTACCTACACAAGCTGAATTAGATAAATTTATCGCTGATATTAATGAGTACAACTATGTGTCAGAAGATTTAATCAAAATCTTAGATGCATTCCCAAGTTCTGCTCACCCAATGGGAGTATTAACATCTTTAACAGCTGCTTTATCAGCATTCAACCCAAAAGTTGTAGACGTTACTTCTCCAGATGATATGTATAGAGCGGCAGTTACTTTATTAGGTAAATTCCCAGTATTAGCGTCTTGGACACAAAGAAAAATTAAAGGATTACCAGTTAACTACTCTAACGATAAATTATCTTACGTAGAAAACTTTTATCAATTATTATTCAAAAAACCAGGTCAAGAATTAGACTTAGATCCAGTTATTATTGATGCAATTGACAAATTATTAATCTTACACGCAGATCACGAACAAAACTGTTCTACATCAAGTGTACGTTTAGTAGGTTCTTCTCACGCAGGTTTATTTGCTTCTATCTCTGGTGGTATCTCTGCATTATGGGGACCATTACACGGAGGTGCTAACCAAGCAGTATTAGAAATGTTAGAAGCGATCAAAAATGATGGTGGAGATGTTGAAAAATACTTAGCAAAAGCAAAAGATAAAAACGATCCATTCCGTTTAATGGGATTCGGACACCGTGTTTATAAAAACTTTGACCCTCGTGCGAAAATCATCAAAGTTGCTGCGGATAACGTTTTAGAGAAATTAGGAATCAATGATCCTATTTTAGATATTGCGAAAAAATTAGAGCAAGCTGCTTTAGAAGACGAGTATTTCAAATCAAGAAACTTATATCCAAACGTAGATTTCTATTCAGGAATTATCTACAAAGCGTTAGATATCCCAACTGAAATGTTTACAGTTATGTTTGCTGTTGGACGTCTACCAGGATGGATTGCACAATGGATGGAAATGCGCGAGACGAATCAACCAATTGGTCGTCCTCGTCAATTATACACAGGAGCACCATTACGTGATTACGTTGAAATTGAAAAAAGATAAGAATTATCTTATTCATCATACAATCCGAAAATCAAAGTTTGATTTTCGGATTTTTTTTAACAATTAATTTTTAGAGATTGTTTGTTTAAAATGTGTTAAAGCCTTATTTTTAAGTAAATTAAATTTTGTAACCATGAAATTTGAGAAAATACATAATAAAGGTCAAGCACAAATCTTCGAAAACAAATACCTCGAAATGTTGACAAAAGGTCATCCCGCAGTTATTTGGGGAATGTACATACCTCTACTTTCCTACTGTATTTATTATGGAATTTCTCGTTACGATTTATCTGCCTTGACAGTTATCTGCTTATTTTTTGGAGCGATGTTATTTTGGACATTGTTCGAATATTTTGCGCATCGTTATCTTTTTCATTGGACAGCTGAACAACCAAGTCTAAAACGAATTGTTTACATTTTTCACGGAAATCATCATCATTATCCGCGCGATAAACAACGTTTGTTTATGCCTCCAGTTCCTAGTATTCTTTTGGCGTCAATCATTTTCTTGATTCAATATTTAATTTTAGGTAAATATGCTTTTGCTTTTTTTCCTGGTTTTATGATTGGCTATTTATTGTATGCGTCTATGCATTATTTGATTCACGCTGTTGCGCCGCCTTTCAAGTTTATGAAACCACTTTGGCGCAATCATCATTTGCATCATTATAAAGACGAAGAATTAGGTTTTGGCGTTTCCAATACATTTTGGGATCGTATTTTCGGAACAATGTTCGACTTAAAGAATGAAAAAGAAGACAAAGAAAAAGTAAAAGAATTGATGTTTGAGAAGAAAAGTTAATATGAATAGTATCAAAACTATAATACTTTTATTGTTATTTTCTAATTTGCTTTTTGCTCAAGAAATAAAAGAAAATTTTTCTGCTGAATTAGTGGTTTTAAATGATGAAAATTTAAAAGAAATAATTACGAATATAAATCTTAATGATTATTGTATTAATAAAGGCTATGTTTGGTATTTAAATTATAAAAAAGATTATTTACAATTATCAAGTATTTCTAGATACAAACTTTATGGAATAAAGACTAATTATTATGCAACTATGATTAATAATAACCTTATTTTCATAAGATTAAATAAAGAAAATGATTCGATTTTTAAGAAGTTAGGATTTAAGATTAATTTAAATGATTTCAAATCAAATATAATCTCAACCGGACCTCATACTACTTCTTGGTATTTTAAAAAGGTAAATGAAAAAACAGAATTGGTAAAAGAAAATATCTTTCCATGTGTTTATAATTAGATGTTTGAGAAGAAAAGTTAATTTTTCGTATCTTCCGTCAAATTAAGCTCACACAGAAAATGAAAAAATATACTTTACTTGCAATTGGATTACTTGCATTCAATCAATCAAACGCGCAATATTCTAAAGAAAATCAAAAGAAATATGTCGAAGAATTAGCTTCTGATGCTATGCAAGGTCGAAAATTTGGAACACCCGAAAATCGATTGGCTGCTGAATTGATTGCTGAAAAATTCAAACAAAATAAATTAAAACCTTGTGTTGGTGATTCATATTTAATCGAATTTGAATATAAAGGGAAAACGGGACAAAATGTTTGCGGAATCAAAGAAGGTAAATCGTCTGATATTTACGCTGTAGGTGCGCATTTTGATCATGTTGGAACAGATGACAAAGGCGATGATAAAGTTTTTAATGGAGCAGATGATAATGCGAGTGGAACTTCGGCTGTAATGGCTTTGTCTGATTATTTCAAAAATAAAAAAGTTAAACAAACCATGATGTTTATGGCTTTTGATGCTGAAGAAATTGGATTAATTGGTTCTAAAATGTTGGTAGAAAATACAGATTTTCAGTCTTATTTACCAAATATGAAAGTGATGTTAAATTTAGAAATGATTGGAACTGTTTCTGCTTTTGGCGAAGGAAAAGTGTATATGACAGGTAGCGATCGTTCGGATTTGATGAATTTGATGAACAACAATTCGACTAGAACATTCAAAGTCGAAAACGATCCTTATTTACAACAACAATTATTTTATCGTTCGGATAATGTAAATTTTGTAAATCATAAAGTGGTATCGCATGCGCTTTCTTCTGTAAACATGGAAAATCAACATCATTATCATCAAAAAAATGATGAAGTTTCGGTGATTAATTTCGAAAATCTATCAGAAATTACGCAAGGAATTGGACATTCTTTATACGAAATGATGAAGAAAAATATTCAACCAAAATATAACGATTAATGGATAAAGCAATTAATATTGTTAGTATTGCAGTTATTGTAATTTTATTGTTAGCGTTTTTATCAGAAAAATTTTTCCCAATAAAAGGTCTTGAATTGTTTTATGAGAAAAAGTTTTATCTCGCAATTATTTATTTAATTTTAAGAGTTTCCAGAATTTATATTCTTCGAAAATCAAAATAAATTTTTAAATCCGTTCCAATTTCAGAACGGATTTTTTAGTACCTTTTATTTACCTTAAAATAAATGTATGGAAGGTTATTTAGGAATCGTTTTGCGCTGTATTTCGGTGTATTTTTTTATGTTAATTGCACTTAGAATTTTTGGTAAACAACAATTATCGCAATTAAATACAGCAGATGTTATTTTGATTTTATTGATTAGTAATGCTGTTCAAAATGCTATGGTTGGTTCAGATTCGAGCTTGCAAGGTGGATTGATAGCAGCTTTTGTATTGTTTCTTTTAAATTTTATTGTCAAAAAGATACTGCTAAAGAATAAATTTTTAGGAAACTTAATTGAACAAAAACCTGAAATTTTAATCCGTAATGGAAAAGCTGATTTTACGATGTTGTGCAAATTGGGAATTAATTCGGAAGAATTGAACGAAGCAATGCGCGAACATGGTGTGGAACATATCAAAGATGTGAAATTGG of Empedobacter falsenii contains these proteins:
- the eno gene encoding phosphopyruvate hydratase — translated: MSIISHIHARQILDSRGNPTVEVDVYTESGVLGRAAVPSGASTGEYEAVELRDGGDLYLGKGVLKAIENVNEVIAPELIGFSVFEQNLIDQVMIDLDGTENKAKLGANAILGVSLAVAKAAAEELGLPLFRYIGGVNANTLPVPMMNIVNGGSHSDAPIAFQEFMIMPVQAESFSDALRKGTEVFHALKKILHDRGLSTAVGDEGGFAPTFDGTEDALDTVISAIEKAGYKAGEEIMIALDCASSEFYHDGKYDYTKFEGEKGAIRTSAEQAAYLAELTEKYPIISIEDGMDENDWEGWKILTDKIGKRVQIVGDDLLVTNVTKLEKAIDAETANSILVKFNQIGTLTETIKAVQMAQNARYTAVMSHRSGETEDATIADLAVALNTGQIKTGSASRSDRMAKYNQLLRIEEILGETAIFPGLKAFKVKR
- a CDS encoding citrate synthase, yielding MSDKVILNYNGNELELPVTTGTMDEKSIDISKLRSATGLITMDPGYKNTGACESKITFLDGEEGKLMYRGYPIEQLAEKSSFVEVMYLLIKGELPTQAELDKFIADINEYNYVSEDLIKILDAFPSSAHPMGVLTSLTAALSAFNPKVVDVTSPDDMYRAAVTLLGKFPVLASWTQRKIKGLPVNYSNDKLSYVENFYQLLFKKPGQELDLDPVIIDAIDKLLILHADHEQNCSTSSVRLVGSSHAGLFASISGGISALWGPLHGGANQAVLEMLEAIKNDGGDVEKYLAKAKDKNDPFRLMGFGHRVYKNFDPRAKIIKVAADNVLEKLGINDPILDIAKKLEQAALEDEYFKSRNLYPNVDFYSGIIYKALDIPTEMFTVMFAVGRLPGWIAQWMEMRETNQPIGRPRQLYTGAPLRDYVEIEKR
- a CDS encoding sterol desaturase family protein, with protein sequence MKFEKIHNKGQAQIFENKYLEMLTKGHPAVIWGMYIPLLSYCIYYGISRYDLSALTVICLFFGAMLFWTLFEYFAHRYLFHWTAEQPSLKRIVYIFHGNHHHYPRDKQRLFMPPVPSILLASIIFLIQYLILGKYAFAFFPGFMIGYLLYASMHYLIHAVAPPFKFMKPLWRNHHLHHYKDEELGFGVSNTFWDRIFGTMFDLKNEKEDKEKVKELMFEKKS
- a CDS encoding M28 family metallopeptidase; this translates as MKKYTLLAIGLLAFNQSNAQYSKENQKKYVEELASDAMQGRKFGTPENRLAAELIAEKFKQNKLKPCVGDSYLIEFEYKGKTGQNVCGIKEGKSSDIYAVGAHFDHVGTDDKGDDKVFNGADDNASGTSAVMALSDYFKNKKVKQTMMFMAFDAEEIGLIGSKMLVENTDFQSYLPNMKVMLNLEMIGTVSAFGEGKVYMTGSDRSDLMNLMNNNSTRTFKVENDPYLQQQLFYRSDNVNFVNHKVVSHALSSVNMENQHHYHQKNDEVSVINFENLSEITQGIGHSLYEMMKKNIQPKYND
- a CDS encoding DUF421 domain-containing protein → MEGYLGIVLRCISVYFFMLIALRIFGKQQLSQLNTADVILILLISNAVQNAMVGSDSSLQGGLIAAFVLFLLNFIVKKILLKNKFLGNLIEQKPEILIRNGKADFTMLCKLGINSEELNEAMREHGVEHIKDVKLAMMEIDGNISIVTTDKNQFKETHYKRKHNHKNLQGTN